The sequence below is a genomic window from Mycobacterium spongiae.
ATTAGGCCGGCGCGTCCGCCGCTTCCCCCGGTGCCGGCGCCACCGCCGGAGTCAATTCCGCCGGTCCCGCCAGCACCACCGGAGCCGAACAACCCCGCGTTGCCGCCGTTGCCGCCGTTCTGGCCGACGCCGCCGGACCCGCCGGCCCCACCATTGCCAAACAAGATCCCGCCCGCTCCGCCGTGTTCCCCGGTCCCCGCCGTCCCGTTGGCGCCGTTGCCGATCAGTGGGCGTCCGAGCAGGGCTTGTGTGGGCGCGTTGATGACGCTCAGTAGGTCTTGTTGCAGGCTTTGCAATGTGGCCGCTTCGGCGCTGGCGTAGGACGCGCCGGCCGCGCTGAGCGAGCGTGCGAAGTGGTGGTGAAAGGCCATGGCTTCGGCGCTGATCTGCTGATAGGTCTGTGCGTGCGCGCCGAAGAATTGCGCGATGGCGGCCGATACTTCGTCGGCGGCTGCTGCGGCTAGTGCGGTGGTCGGGGCCGCGGCTGCGGCGTTCGCCTCGACGATCGACGATCCGATCGTGACCAAGTCTCCGGCTGCTGTCGCGACCGTTTGCGGGACCGTCACCAGGTATGACACAGCCGGCCTCTTCCTGTCGAGAGAGTTTATTTTCGGAAACGTCAAAATAGTATCCGCAACTCCTACACCCCGCTAGCGTTTCGACTGATCCACCGGGCTGATCGAGACAACCGCACGCGGCGCAGCCCCGCGCATCACAAGAGACCAACGTCTGCGGCCGCGAGGTCGCCTCGGTCCCCTAGAAAGGACGGCCGCGGTCCAGTGATGCGCAGGCGGGTCGAGCTAGGGATCGCCCGGTTGGTTAACGACATGGGCCAGCGGCTGCTCGTTGAGCAGCCGACGGCAGTTGGCGAGCGCTTCACTCAGATAGCGCTGCATGGTGTCAGCGGTGTACCAGGTCACGTGTGGTGTGAGCACCACGTTGTCCAGGCCGAGCAGAGGGTTGTCGGGTGCTATCGGCTCCACCTCGAAGACGTCGAGTCCCGCGGCCGCCAGCGATCCGTCACGCAGTGCGTCCACAAGCGCGACTTCGTCGACGACGGCACCGCGTGAGGTGTTGACCAGAACTGCGTTGGGTTTCATTCCGGCCAGTGCATGCTTGTCGAGAAGGTGATGGGTGTCCGTCGTCAGCGGCAGGTGCAGCGAGACGACGTCGCTGGCGGCCAGGAGTTCCGCGAGGGGCCGCCAACCGGGCCGTCCGTCGTCGCGGGTGCTGGTGTGCAGGACGGTGGCCCCCATGGCGGAGACGATGCTGCCGACGTGTTTGGCGACGTTTCCGTAGCCGACCAGACCGACGGTGCAGGCGCCGATGTCGCGCACTGTTTCGCCCAGGTCGGGGTCGGCGGGCCAGCCGCGCCCATCGCGGACCGCGCGGTCGAGGGTCGGCAGTCGGCGCAACGCCGCCAACATCAGCAACACCGCTCCCTCGGCGACCGACGGCGCGTTGGCACCGGGCATATTTGCCACTGCGATGCCATGTTTGGTCGCGGCCGCCACGTCGATGGTGTTCACACCCGCGCCGAGTTTGTGCACCAACCGCAGCCGGTTCCCTTGCTGCAAGTCGGTGGCCGATAGCGGGCGAAGCACATGCCAGATCACGTCCGCGCTCGGTAGCTCCCGGTAGAAACACTCATCGTCATTCTCGGCGCACCAGCGGACATCAAGCCACTCGCGTTCAGCCGCGACAATGTCAAGCACAGTGGCTCCAGCAACGAAGTGTGCGAGAACGCGCAGGGGAGGTGTCGGGGGTTGTTTCAGCGCCATCGCTGGGCTATCCAGGTGGCTATGGTGTCCGCTTGCTGCGTGCGCGCGCCGGTAGTGGTGAAGTAGTGGTCGCTGTCGATCGAGCCCTGCGTCTTGTCGGTGCTCGCCAGCGCGTCGTAGATGTGCTGTGCGTCGGAGGGGAAAACACCGGTGTCGGCTTCGGCATTGATAACCAGGGCCGGACAGGTGATGCGGGCCAGGTGCGGCTCGGCCCGTGTCTGTGCCACCCGCAGGCTCCACATTCCGAGCCAGCTGCGTAGCGTGCACGCCGCGGCGATGCCGTGTGCGGACCGGTTCGCCTTGGCCGGTGTGCCCGCGTAGCACTGGTTGGGCTGACGTTTCGTCGGTTCGATGCTGGGATCGACCATGCGCGGGTCGGCCCAGGTGCGCATCACGCTGAATGGCCGATCGGAGAACCCGGCCGCGCGAACACGTTGAAGTTCTGCTTCGGCCCACTCGGTGATGGCGTGGTTGCGAGTGACCTGCGCCGCGCGGTAGCGGCCGAGGAACTCCGCCGAATATGGCGGGCCGTTGCGGACGTTGAACAGGTCCAGTTCGGGATCTGTTGCCACCGGATCGTTCTCGTCCACCACTGCCGCGTCCATCCAGGACGTCAGGACATCCGGTCGCCCGGGATGCGCGGCGGTCGCGACGTAGCCGTCGGCAGCGGGCAGTTCGGCCAAACCCGTGGCTGGCCGCATGCCTTGCAGCGCAGTCACGTTCGGTTCAACCGCCTGTGACTGATAAGCACCCATCAACGAACCACCCCCCGAATTACCAAGCAAAACCACCGTTTCCACACCCTGAACTTCGCGCAGCCAGCGCACCCCGACCCCGATATCGACCAGGGCATGATCGAGCAGAAAGCTACTTTCGAAGCCGCGGAATCTCGTGTTCCAGCCCAGAAATCCGATACCACGGGTGGCGATGTAGTCGGCGAGATAGTGCTCGGAGAAATCGATCTGATAGTGCGTGGCGATGATCGCGACCGTCGGTTTGCATCCGGCGGCGTAGTGGTAGAGCCCCTGGCACGGGTGCCCGCCCGCACCGGCGCGCCCAGCGGTTGGCGACGCCAGCCCGACGAACTCTCGAGTGATCTCCGGTGCGCCTGTGTGGGCAGGCAATTCAGCGAACCTCCTCGCCGTAAATGGCTCGGTAGTAGATATTGGCCAGCGTCTGTATGCAGGCCTGGTCGTCGGGTTCGCTGGATCGCGGCCCGCTGAGCTGGATGTAGCAGAACTGATTGAACATCGCCACGATCGCCACAGCGATCAGCTGGGGGTCGTCCCCGGGACAGTAACCCTCGGCTTGGGCGCGTTTCACTGTCTCGGCGATGAAGGAGATTGGGATGGCACACATCTGAGCCCAGTACTGCGCGAAGTCATCGTTGACCATCGCCAGCTGCGAAACGCTGATCACTTCGGCAAGGCGGTTGCGATAGGTGTGCCAATGCGCGGCGGCCGCCTCGTACGCGCGCTCGCGGTTGGATAGCCCGTGGCCGGTTACCGAGAGCGCCCGCTGGTTGGCTTCATCGCGGAAGCGCACGGCCCACTGCCGCACCATCGCCTCTTTGGAGTCGTAATAGTTGTAGAACGATGCGGCCGAGCGGCCCGCCGCAGCGGCGATATCGGCGATGGTGGTCGCCAGGATCCCTTTGCGCGCGATGACTACTCGCGCCGCGTCGTCGATTGCGGCTTGGGTCCGGCGGCCGCGATGGGTGGGGAACCGGCCGGGTCGGCCGTGCTGCTCGGACGCGGTCGCCACCTGCTGCGCCCTCCCTTCGGCAGCTCTGGTCCAAATCTGAATCTGATGTTAGATTCAGATTTGGATATCGGCCAGACCTTGCACCCAAGGGAACGGGACCGATGGGAGCCGCGATGATCAAGCCGCACAACACCAACACCGAATTCGAGCTCGGCGGGATCAACCATGTCGCGCTGGTGTGCTCGGACATGGCACGCACTGTCGACTTCTACAGCAACATCTTGGGTATGCCGTTGATCAAGTCGCTCGATCTGCCCGGCGGACAGGGTCAGCACTTCTTCTTCGACGCGGGCAATGGGGACTGCGTCGCGTTCTTCTGGTTCGCCGAGGCGCCCGATCGCGTTCCCGGCATCTCGTCGCCGGGCGCGATCCCGGGCATCGGGGACATCACCAGCGCGGTGAGCACCATGAACCACCTCGCCTTTCACGTGCCAGCCGAGAAGTTCGACGCCTATCGGCAGCGACTCAAGGACAAAGGTGTGCGGGTCGGTCCGGTGCTCAACCATGACCAGAGCGCAATGCAGGTGTCCCCGACGGTGCATCCGGGGGTGTATGTGCGGTCGTTCTACTTCCAGGACCCAGACGGTATTACGTTAGAATTCGCTTGTTGGATAAAGGAATTCGCAAAAAGTGACGTGCCTGCGGTACCGCGGACCGCAGCGGAGCGCCGCCCGCGGATAGCGGCGGGTCGCTAGCCGATGTGACTCACCTGGCGAGCCCGCCTCCGGATGATGGATTCGCGGCGTCGACCGCGACATCCGCCAAATCGGGGCTGTACACGGTGGGGTCAGTGAGCTGGTCGAGCAGTGCGGCCAGCTGATCGACGAGTTGGTCGGGATCGAGTTGCACATCGCCGGCAAGCCAGGCGCTGATGGTCTGTACGACCCCGCCCACCGCGAAGTGTGCACCAGCTTTGATGCGGTCGGTTGCCGGCGTTTGCAGGGCGTCGGCGGCATGTTGGCCGGACAGCATGGCGAACAGCGCGGCGGATTCGGCGCGCTTGCGCACGACCACCGAGTTCGCCAGCTGTGTGCTGAACAGCAAACGTCCGATGCGGGCGTCATCGGCGATCGTGCGCACAATGTTGGTCATACCCGCGCGGCTCTGCTCGTTCGGCGGTGCCGCCGCTACCGCCGCCTGGGTGGTGGCGGCTATATCGGCGACCACCCAATTGAAGACACCGGCGACGAAAGCGTCCTTGTCGGCGAAGCTTTCGTAGAAATAGCGTGGTGTGAGGCCGGCCCGACTGCAGATCCCACGGACGGTCAGCTCGGAATAGTTCTGCGGATCGGCACCCAGGAGGTCCAGGCCGGCGCTGAGCAACCGGCCACGACGGTTTGCCAGCCGCTCGGCGGCTTCGATGCCCCGGTACGGCCGGTCACTAAGAGTCATAGACGCCTCCTTGAGACTAGGGTAACGTACGC
It includes:
- a CDS encoding 2-hydroxyacid dehydrogenase, with the translated sequence MALKQPPTPPLRVLAHFVAGATVLDIVAAEREWLDVRWCAENDDECFYRELPSADVIWHVLRPLSATDLQQGNRLRLVHKLGAGVNTIDVAAATKHGIAVANMPGANAPSVAEGAVLLMLAALRRLPTLDRAVRDGRGWPADPDLGETVRDIGACTVGLVGYGNVAKHVGSIVSAMGATVLHTSTRDDGRPGWRPLAELLAASDVVSLHLPLTTDTHHLLDKHALAGMKPNAVLVNTSRGAVVDEVALVDALRDGSLAAAGLDVFEVEPIAPDNPLLGLDNVVLTPHVTWYTADTMQRYLSEALANCRRLLNEQPLAHVVNQPGDP
- a CDS encoding VOC family protein — translated: MIKPHNTNTEFELGGINHVALVCSDMARTVDFYSNILGMPLIKSLDLPGGQGQHFFFDAGNGDCVAFFWFAEAPDRVPGISSPGAIPGIGDITSAVSTMNHLAFHVPAEKFDAYRQRLKDKGVRVGPVLNHDQSAMQVSPTVHPGVYVRSFYFQDPDGITLEFACWIKEFAKSDVPAVPRTAAERRPRIAAGR
- a CDS encoding TetR/AcrR family transcriptional regulator; amino-acid sequence: MTLSDRPYRGIEAAERLANRRGRLLSAGLDLLGADPQNYSELTVRGICSRAGLTPRYFYESFADKDAFVAGVFNWVVADIAATTQAAVAAAPPNEQSRAGMTNIVRTIADDARIGRLLFSTQLANSVVVRKRAESAALFAMLSGQHAADALQTPATDRIKAGAHFAVGGVVQTISAWLAGDVQLDPDQLVDQLAALLDQLTDPTVYSPDLADVAVDAANPSSGGGLAR
- a CDS encoding TetR family transcriptional regulator, whose protein sequence is MATASEQHGRPGRFPTHRGRRTQAAIDDAARVVIARKGILATTIADIAAAAGRSAASFYNYYDSKEAMVRQWAVRFRDEANQRALSVTGHGLSNRERAYEAAAAHWHTYRNRLAEVISVSQLAMVNDDFAQYWAQMCAIPISFIAETVKRAQAEGYCPGDDPQLIAVAIVAMFNQFCYIQLSGPRSSEPDDQACIQTLANIYYRAIYGEEVR
- a CDS encoding alpha/beta hydrolase; this translates as MPAHTGAPEITREFVGLASPTAGRAGAGGHPCQGLYHYAAGCKPTVAIIATHYQIDFSEHYLADYIATRGIGFLGWNTRFRGFESSFLLDHALVDIGVGVRWLREVQGVETVVLLGNSGGGSLMGAYQSQAVEPNVTALQGMRPATGLAELPAADGYVATAAHPGRPDVLTSWMDAAVVDENDPVATDPELDLFNVRNGPPYSAEFLGRYRAAQVTRNHAITEWAEAELQRVRAAGFSDRPFSVMRTWADPRMVDPSIEPTKRQPNQCYAGTPAKANRSAHGIAAACTLRSWLGMWSLRVAQTRAEPHLARITCPALVINAEADTGVFPSDAQHIYDALASTDKTQGSIDSDHYFTTTGARTQQADTIATWIAQRWR